The Dehalobacter sp. DCM sequence CACCAGTTTCTTGATTTTGACGCGCTGGCCTCAATGGTGGCTGCACAAAAATTATATCCGGATGCCATCTTGGTTATTGACGGAAAACAGGGTTCTTACGTCCAGGAGTTTTTTGCTTTGGCTAAAGAACATTTGCCCTGCTATCGTCTCAAGGATATTCCAATTGAACAGATTGATAAGATCATCCTGGTGGATACGCAGGATATCCACCGGAGTGTGCCCAATAAAGGCATTGTACAGCAGCTCAAGGATATTCCCTTGGAGGTTATTGATCATCATCCCGTGATCGAATCCAGTCATGAGAATTGGACGATCGATATGGTTGGAGCGTGCACTACAATTCTGGTGGAACGCATACGAAAGCAGGGCATTGCCATTACGCATTTCGAAGCGACGCTGATGGCGTTAGGAATATATGACGATACCGGCAGCCTCCTTTTTGAAAATACCACACCGAGGGATTTACAGGCAGCTGCTTTTTTGCTGGAAAACGGGGCTCAATTAACTGTCATCACGGAATATTTGTATAAACCCTTAACCGTGGAGCAACGGGAGTTATTTCAACAACTGCTGGATAATGGCACTATTGAAAAATACAATGGCATTTCTGTCTATATCACGTATGCCGAATGCGAAGAGTATTTTTCCGGTCTGGCCCAGCTGGCTGAACGGATACGTAAAATCGAGAACGCGGATGTATTTTTTCTTGTGGTCAAAATGGTTGATAGGGTCTATATTGTATCCAGGGTTATGGGTGTTGCGCTGCCAGTCAATATCATCCTGAAGCCTTTCAACGGCGGCGGCCACGAAAAAGCGGCTTCGGCTGTGATCAAAGATGCCGAAGTACCCACAGTCATTCGACTTCTTCAAGAGGAAATACGACTTCGGGCGGATAGGCCAAATACGGTCAGGGATATCATGAGCTACCCAGTGAAAACAGTCCATCCCGAAACGTCCATCGAAGAAGTCAGCGAGATGCTACTAAAGTATGGACATACGGGGCTGCCGGTGGTTCAGGAGCAGAAGTTGGTAGGCATTATCTCTCGCCGGGACGTGGACAAGGCATATAAACATGGATTACTGCATGCTCCCGTTAAGGGGTTTATGACCCGGGAGGTCATCACGGTTAATCCGGACATGGGCTGGGATGAAGTGCAGCGGCTGATGATTCTGCATGATATCGGCAGGATTCCTGTCATCGAAAACGAGAACCTCGTCGGGATCGTCTCCCGATCGGATATGATGCGGCTGGTATTTGGAAGTGTTGTACCCACAACCCTTGAACTCGCCAGAGACAGAAGCATTGCGCGCAGGGAAGAAAACCTCAAGCTGATTGAAACGCTGCCGCAGGATATCCAGAATTACCTGAAACTAAGCAGAGAAATCGCTGGTCAGCTGGGATGCAACGTATTTTTAGTCGGAGGATTTGTCAGAGATCTGCTCTTGCATACACCGAGCAATGATTTGGATATTGTCGTCGAGGGGAATGGTATCGCCTTTGCGCGAGGGCTGAGTAAGCGGCTGGACTATTTCCGTTTGATCCTACATGAATCATTTGGTACAGCGAGCTTGATTTTCAGAAATGGAACACATATCGACATCGCCGGTACCCGTAGGGAGGATTATGAGTTCCCTGGCGCGCTTCCGGTTGTTGAGGAATCAAAACTTAAGGACGATTTATTCCGCCGTGATTTTACGATCAATGCCATGGCATTAAGTTTGAATGAAGGTTTTTTTGGAGACATTATCGATTATTACGGGGGTTACCGCGATCTACAGCAAAGGGAGATCCGATTTTTACACAATCTCAGTTTCATCGATGATCCAACCCGGATCCTCAGAGCGATCCGTTTTGCCGGGCGTTATGGTTTTAAACTCGCCAAAGTGACCCAAGATGCCATACCAATTGCTTTGAAGGAAAATGTCTTGGCGAATGTAAGTGCCGATCGTTTCAGCGAAGAATTTCTGCTTATATTTAAAGAACAGCACTTCACGCAAATGGTTAGGGACCTGAATCGTTATGGTGTGCTCAAAGCCTGGTTTCAGAAAGATTATCTCTGGAATGATGATGTCTGGAATGATAACGAAATGGAAAATGCCCAGGATCAGTCCCTGGCTGTAAGATGGCTGATGAGCATTAAAAATGTTGACCTCACCGGGATCAAGGAAATTCTAAATAAGCTTAATCTTCCAAAATCGCTGCAGAGAATTACAGTACGCTACGGCATGTTACGAGAGGAACTTCACCAGAAAAATCTGCAGGATATGGTCGGTGTTGATGAGATCCTTAGCGGAACGCCGGAGTTACTGTTAGCGGTTTTGAAGCAGCATGACGAATTTGCAGACATCCTGAATAAATATGAAGCACTCCTCCAGGGGATACAGATACAGGTAACCGGCAAAGATCTCATCCAGCGTGGCGTCAGGGAGGGACCGGAAATAGGATGCATTCTAAAGCAAATCCGTGCCGGTTGGCTTACCGGGAAAATACACAATACGGCCGACGAGGAGATTTTTTTAAACGATTTGCTGAAAAATCGATAATCGTAATTGAAAAATTGTGTGTTATACTAATAAATGGTTATAGTGTATTAATTGAGGAAAGAAGATACACGTTGTTTTAAATAGAAATGACAAATTACTATGAAGTCTGAAGGGAGTTATTTAAAATTGAAAAACAGGATCTTTAGCGGTATGCGGCCAACGGGTTCGCTCCATATTGGACATTTGAGTGTCTTACAGAACTGGGCAGCGCTCCAGGATGAATATGATTGCTTTTATGGCATTGTGGACTGGCATGCCTTAACAACAGGATACGAAGACAAATTGAATCTTAAGGCGTTAATAAAAGAGATCGCCTTGGATTGGCTGAGCGTTGGTATCGATCCTGAGAAAAGCGCTGTATTTGTGCAGTCTCATGTCAAAGAGCATGCGGAGCTGCATCTGCTCTTCTCGATGTTCACACCGATGTCATGGCTGGAGAGGGTACCGACATATAAAGATCAGATCCAACAGTTGGGCGCCGACGGAAAAGATCTGCATACGTATGGCTTTTTAGGCTACCCTTTGCTGCAGGCAGCAGACATCCTTGTCTATAAAGCGAAGGCAGTTCCGGTGGGCGAAGATCAAATCCCCCACATCGAACTGTGTCGTGAGGTCGGGCGCCGTTTCAACTTCTTGTATGGCAATGTCTTTCCTGAACCCCAGGCGCTCATTGGTAAGGTGCCGCTTTTACCGGGTGTTGACGGACGAAAAATGAGCAAAAGCTATAATAATGCCATATCGCTGACGGCGTCTACAGAAGAGGTGAACGCCCGAGTAAAACAGATGATCACGGACCCGGCACGCCTGCGTAAGGATGATCCAGGCCATCCGGAGGTTTGTGTGGTGGCAAAATTCCATCACATCTATACACCGGATGCAGAACGGATCACAGAGGAATGCACCGCCGGTAAAGTCGGCTGTGTTGCCTGTAAGAAATATCTTGCGGAAAACCTGAATAACGTACTTGAACCTTACAGAGTACGACGGAATTTCTGGGATGAAGACGGAAAAGTCGAACGGGTCCTGCTTGAGGGTGCTGAAAAGGCCAGAGCGACTGCAGCTGAAACGCTGAAAGAAGTTCGGCAAGCTATTGGTGTCTGATGGAAGCCAAAAATACTGCGCCCTATGTTGAAGTCCCGTCCTTTCAAGGCCCTCTTGATTTACTGCTGCATTTGATTCAAGAGCATAAGGTCGATATCTATGATATTCCGATCGCACTGATTGCCGATCAGTTCATTGCTACCGTCCGTAAAATGGAAGCATTGGATATGGAGGTTACGACGGAATTTCTAGTACTCGCCGCGCAGCTGCTTTACCTTAAATCCAGGCAATTGCTGCCAAAACCACAGAAAACAGAGGAAGAGCTGCTGCTGGAAGAGGAAATGAAACACGACTTGGTCGAAAGACTTGTGACGTATCGGGCTTTTAAAAGCCTTGCTTCCTATTTGGGATCGAAAGAAGCAACCCTAGGCAACCGGTATTTTCGGGAAATCGATATGGATGAGATCATGTCAAAGATCCCCCACCCAGACCCGTTGAACGGCGTTGAGATGTCGGATTTGATCCGGGCTTTTGAAAATATCTTGAGCCGAATTGAAAAAGGCGAAGATATACAGTACATGCAGGTTGAAGAAATTCCCGTGGAGATGATGACGAATGATATCCTGCGCCGCATGATCATCCATCCGCAGGGGATGCGATTCAGTCAGCTCTTAAGATATGCGACACGGGTAGAGATTGTCGTTGCTTTCATGGCTATACTGGAGTTGTTGAAAGACGGAAAAATCCGAGCGGAACAAAGCGAGGAAAAGAACGAAATATTCATAGTCCCGACAGAAAAAGCGTGGGATATTCGGAATGAGGAGTCGGTATGATACTGTTTCAGGATACGGAGATTGCGGCACTGGAAGCGCTGTTGTTTGTGGCTAAAGAACCACTGAGTATACAGCGGCTTGCAGAAATATTGGAGATACCTGCGGAAGACGTCCCCGAGTTGATTCAGGTTTTAAAGGAACGCTATGAGACACCCGCCAGCGGATTTACCATGATAGAGCTGGAGGATGGATTTCGTTTGGGTACAAAGCCGGAATTAGCCGGTTATATCGAGGTCTTATACAAACAGCCATCTCAGACGCTTTCCAATGCAGCCTTGGAAGTGCTTTCGATTATTGCCTACAAACAACCGGTCACACGAGGGGAAATCGATTTTATCCGAGGCGTTCAATCTGACCGGGCACTGGCAACATTAGTGGAAAAAGGGTTAGCCAAGGAAATCGGACGTAAAGATGGTCCGGGAAGGCCGATTCTTTTCGGAACCACAGAGGATTTTCTTCTGCACTTTGGTTTGAGATCACTCCAGGAGCTTCCGACCCTCACACGACCTGAGGAAGACGAAGCGGAAGAGGATAACGATAACGATAAAGCTGTCACAGACACAGCAGGGGAGCCGTTCGTACACGCTGAAATCGGCGAGAAAACAGAACCACTCGAAGTAGATGATCATGAAGCACAAGAAAAAGTACCTCAACACAGTGAGGATGAGATAGAACCTGGAGATACATTCGTAGAATCGCGGAAGAATTAACTAATACGTGATTCTTATGTTGGAGGGATAGTAATGTTTATACTTGGAATTGCAGGCAGCCCGCGCAAGGGCGGGAATACCGAAACGTTGCTTGATGAAGCGTTAGCTTCAGCACAGGCCCAGGGTGCCCGCACAGAGAAGGTGTTACTCTCTTCCACGAGAATTGCTCCCTGTATGGGCTGCGGTGCCTGTGAAAGAACGGGCGAGTGCATCCAAAAGGATGGTATGCAGAAGCTGTACGACACGATTTTATCTGCAGATGTTATTCTTTTCGCATCACCGATTTACTTCTATTCCGTTTCAGGTACGGCAAAATGCGCGATTGACCGCACCCAAGCCCTGTGGTCCCGTAAATATAAACTAAAGGATGAACGGTACTACCAAAAGAAAAAAGGGTATTTCATCAGTGTGTCCGCGTCAAAAGGGGAACGCGTTTTTGAAGGCGCGCAATTAGTGATGAAATACTTCTTTGATGCAGCGGGTTATGAGCTTACCGGTGAATTGTTAATTAAAGGGATTGACAGTAACGGTGAAATCAAAAAGCACCCGGCATATTTGCAGGCCGCGCGCGAACTTGGGGAAGAGGCTGCAGGTCGAACCTGACGGTGAAATAGCGTATAGCGTCGACGGATATTTGCGTATCCCTAGTATCCCTAGTACAACGTTCTCTAAATACCATGACAGAAGGATGTAATAATCTGGGCTGATCTGCATGCCACATTCCGCTTTCGGCTCTTGCGCCATCCTTGGCGCAAAGAGCCGCGCTACGCAATCCGTGCTCCGCTTGTCGCCGGAACTGTGGCACGCAGACCTGATTTGGGGTGTAAAGAAAATTATAGAATGCTGTACTAGTATCCCTAGTATCCCTAGTACCCTTAGTATCCTTAGTATCCATATGGATATTTAGGGATAACGTACAGGACTCAAGTATCATGGATACACGGAGACCGTGTGTTGTTTTTTATCGTTGGATGTGTTAAAATAGCACGATGCTAATTTCATATTATTTGGGTAGAGGTGCGGGTATCAAGAGTAATTTTTCGGAGACGGCCGTCAATGAGGAATAATGAAAGGGATAACTGCCGAAGCTGAGTTCATAGCCAGTGAATTCAGCTGGGCTTGCATTTAATAAATGCAAGACTGTCATTCCGTTGGGAATGAAGCGCTATCCCGGACCATGAACAAGCCGGTATTATGCCGGCAGGATAGGAAATTTCTGGTTTGCGGATAGTATCTGCAAACCTTTTTAGTATCTCAGAATAAGTCTACGGACGCTGTTATCATACTTTTTGCTTCAATCTGAAGGAGGATATAAAAAAATGACACAAAAAACATTGCCTTTTTCCAATCAGGAAATCGAAAAAATCGCACAAGAATACGGGACACCATTTCATATCTATGATGAAAAAGCTATCAGAAATAATGTGCGCCGATTACAAACTGCATTTCAATGGAATCCGGGATTCAAAGAATATTTTGCAGTAAAGGCCACACCCAATCCCCACATTTTAAAACTATTGGCTGAAGAGGGAGCGGGTGCCGATTGCAGCTCGCTAGCCGAATTGCTATTGGCGGAAAAAGTGGGTTTAAGGGGAGAGCGTATTGTCTTTTCGTCCAACGATACACCCGGAGTCGAATACCGTAAAGCCAGGGAATTAGGCGCAATCATTAACCTTGACGATATTACACATATCGATTTTTTAGCCAAAGAAGCCGGTATGCCGGAAATGATTTCGTTCCGCTTTAATCCGGGACCGTTGCGCAAAGGCGGCAATGACATTATCGGTAACCCGGAGGATGCTAAGTACGGGTTGACACGGGATCAAATGTTTGAAGCCTATAAGAAAGTCAAGGATTTAGGCGTGAAGCGATTTGGTCTTCACACCATGGTGATTTCCAATGAATTGAATCCGGATTTCTTTGTAGAAACTGCCCGTATGATGTTTGATCTGGCATTGGATGTTAAAAAGATGCTGAATATTAATATCGAGATCATTAACCTTGGCGGAGGCATCGGCATACCTTACCGTCCGGAACAAAAAGCCGTCGATTTGGAATATGTCGGATACCGGATTAAGGAAGTCTATGAGGAGATTATCATCCCGGCAGGAATTGCCCCGGTACGTGTGGTGATGGAATGCGGACGGATGATCACAGGCCCCTATGGCTACCTTGTGACACGGGCGTTGCATAAAAAAGAGACCTATAAGAACTATATCGGTCTGGATGCCTGCATGGCTGATCTGATGCGGCCTGCATTATACGGCGCTTACCACCATATTACTGTCGTCGGCAAAGAAGAACAGCCGCTGGACTATAAATATGATGTTACCGGCAGTTTGTGTGAGAACAATGATAAATTTGCGATTGACCGCATGCTGCCGAAAATCGATATCGGTGACCTGATTGTCATTCATGATGCCGGGGCTCACGGCCATGCCATGGGATTTAACTATAATGGAAAGCTGCGGTCCAAAGAACTGCTTCTGAAACCAGACGGTCGTGTTGACATAATCCGCAGAGCGGAGACCATCGACGATTACTTTGCAACACTGGATTTCTCCAAAATCTAAGTTGTGACCGAAACGGGGAGACAATGGGGACGTAGACCTTTGTCTCCTTTTTGGGGACAAAGGGCTCCCGTCCCATTGTCTCCTCATAGCGAAGCTTCCTAAGCTGATCCTCCATGATTTGCTCCTTGTTGATCAGAATCGTCGGCGTCCCGCAGATAATCCCGCGGGCCTTTTCACTTTTTAAGGCTATCTCTGAAATTGCCAATCCTAAAAGGGGGACAATGGGGACGTAGACCTTTGTCTCCTTTTAAGGAGACAAAGGTCTACGTCCCCATTGTCCCCCCGTCCCCATTGTCTCCCGTCCCCTTGTCTCCCCCCCGGTCCCTCGAGTTCCCCGTGTCCCCGGAGTTCCCCGTGTCCGGCGTTGCTTTTTTCCTTACAGCATCCCCATTGATGGCGGCGATCAAGGCGGCGTTCATGGCGCAGCCTAAGAGCAGTATCTCGCAGATCCAGTACAGCCATAGAAGCAGGAGCATGATGCCGGCCAAACTGCCGTATGCCAGTGTGTAATTGTTAAAATGATTGACGTAGTACGAAAAAGCCAAAGACAGCAGGACCCAACCCGCAGAAGCAAACAGCGATCCGGGGAAATAGCGTTTCAGGCCATACATGCGTTTTGTGGCAATTCTGTTGAGAAAGACGAAGGTGGCTGTCAAAAACAAAAATTGGATGATCAGCCGCAGTTCCTGCCACAGGTACATTAAAACACCTGTCGTGCCAAGGAGATTCATAAAAGCATCTGCCAAAGCATCCCCGATCACCAGAATAATAAATGAAAAAATCATAGCCAGGACAATAACAATAAGAAAGACCAATGCTGTATATTTAAGATGGAAGAAAGAACGGCTTTCTTCCATGCCGTAGGCTTTGACGATGCCTCTGATCAAGGCATTAATACCATTCAGTGATGCCCAGAGTGCAGCCAGCATGCCAAAAGACAATAACGCCGGGGTGCTGCGGGTACCGAATATTTCGTCCACGATGCCTTTAACCATTACGTAGGTTCCTTCCGGCAGGAGGAACTTCAGACTGTTGAAAAAATGATCATTGGTCATGTCCAGGGAACTGATCAGGGTCAGTAGAAAAATGATCGTCGGAAAGAAGGAGAGAATCATATAATAGGTGACCTGTCCGCCAAGAGCCATTAACTCATTTCTATTGACGATTTTCCAGTATTCCCGGAAGAAGAAGTGCCATTTCATCGCAGTTTCTCTCTTTGATTTATGGTCATAAAATATTCGTAAACCTCAATGTTTCCGATTCCGGCACCTGATGTAATAAGAACATCAATGTATTGAGCTCAGCCATGGCATCGCCCTTCTCATGATACTGGATATATTCCTCCAGTTTTTTGTAGGAAATTTCGATATTGTTCAATATACTGTGGTTAAGGAAGATTTTCCACCAATCATGAAGCTGGGTCCAACTGCTGTAGGATTGTTCCAGCGAGACTAAGGATTCTTCCCATTGATTGTCTTCCATCAGAGTTTCGGTCTGTTTCAGTTGGTCTTCAATAACCCTTGCGGTGGTATCAATGCGGTGAGTAATCAAAACAGTTGACGATATGATAATAATAAACCCCAGAATGATTGTTATAACCGAGCGCATATTTTTGAAATACCTCCTGGCACCAAAAAGAGTCACATAACGGGTGTAAAGACAATTTAGAAATGGGCTATTTGGCATTTTTTTTCTGAATATAGAGTTTTTGCTGTGAATCGATACTGGCGAAAAATACCTGCTTGATATTGGAAATATTTGCTTTTTTGATTTCTTTCTCCAACCATATAATGTCCACACCGGATTTCTCCAGATTCTTTTTCTGAATTTCCCCGTCCATGATCAAAGCAAGGGGCATCCCGTCACCGGCGATCTGCAGTTTAAGATCATGGGGGGTAGCCGGGCGTTTATCTGATTTGGGAATAACACTGAGCTGACCGTTTGTTTCGAGTATGGCATAGTCCACATCCGCTATATTGAACATATTTTTGGCCCGAAGCTGCTCAAGAAGATCGCTTAAGTTATAGCGAAGCTTCCTAAGCTGATCCTCCATGATTTGGCCCTTATTGATCAGGATCGTCGGCGTCCCGCAGATAATTCCGCGGGCTTTTTCACTTTTTAAAGCTAGCTCTGAAATTGCCAAACCTAAG is a genomic window containing:
- a CDS encoding CBS domain-containing protein, whose protein sequence is MKIILSHQFLDFDALASMVAAQKLYPDAILVIDGKQGSYVQEFFALAKEHLPCYRLKDIPIEQIDKIILVDTQDIHRSVPNKGIVQQLKDIPLEVIDHHPVIESSHENWTIDMVGACTTILVERIRKQGIAITHFEATLMALGIYDDTGSLLFENTTPRDLQAAAFLLENGAQLTVITEYLYKPLTVEQRELFQQLLDNGTIEKYNGISVYITYAECEEYFSGLAQLAERIRKIENADVFFLVVKMVDRVYIVSRVMGVALPVNIILKPFNGGGHEKAASAVIKDAEVPTVIRLLQEEIRLRADRPNTVRDIMSYPVKTVHPETSIEEVSEMLLKYGHTGLPVVQEQKLVGIISRRDVDKAYKHGLLHAPVKGFMTREVITVNPDMGWDEVQRLMILHDIGRIPVIENENLVGIVSRSDMMRLVFGSVVPTTLELARDRSIARREENLKLIETLPQDIQNYLKLSREIAGQLGCNVFLVGGFVRDLLLHTPSNDLDIVVEGNGIAFARGLSKRLDYFRLILHESFGTASLIFRNGTHIDIAGTRREDYEFPGALPVVEESKLKDDLFRRDFTINAMALSLNEGFFGDIIDYYGGYRDLQQREIRFLHNLSFIDDPTRILRAIRFAGRYGFKLAKVTQDAIPIALKENVLANVSADRFSEEFLLIFKEQHFTQMVRDLNRYGVLKAWFQKDYLWNDDVWNDNEMENAQDQSLAVRWLMSIKNVDLTGIKEILNKLNLPKSLQRITVRYGMLREELHQKNLQDMVGVDEILSGTPELLLAVLKQHDEFADILNKYEALLQGIQIQVTGKDLIQRGVREGPEIGCILKQIRAGWLTGKIHNTADEEIFLNDLLKNR
- the trpS gene encoding tryptophan--tRNA ligase, with translation MKNRIFSGMRPTGSLHIGHLSVLQNWAALQDEYDCFYGIVDWHALTTGYEDKLNLKALIKEIALDWLSVGIDPEKSAVFVQSHVKEHAELHLLFSMFTPMSWLERVPTYKDQIQQLGADGKDLHTYGFLGYPLLQAADILVYKAKAVPVGEDQIPHIELCREVGRRFNFLYGNVFPEPQALIGKVPLLPGVDGRKMSKSYNNAISLTASTEEVNARVKQMITDPARLRKDDPGHPEVCVVAKFHHIYTPDAERITEECTAGKVGCVACKKYLAENLNNVLEPYRVRRNFWDEDGKVERVLLEGAEKARATAAETLKEVRQAIGV
- a CDS encoding segregation and condensation protein A; its protein translation is MEAKNTAPYVEVPSFQGPLDLLLHLIQEHKVDIYDIPIALIADQFIATVRKMEALDMEVTTEFLVLAAQLLYLKSRQLLPKPQKTEEELLLEEEMKHDLVERLVTYRAFKSLASYLGSKEATLGNRYFREIDMDEIMSKIPHPDPLNGVEMSDLIRAFENILSRIEKGEDIQYMQVEEIPVEMMTNDILRRMIIHPQGMRFSQLLRYATRVEIVVAFMAILELLKDGKIRAEQSEEKNEIFIVPTEKAWDIRNEESV
- a CDS encoding flavodoxin family protein — encoded protein: MFILGIAGSPRKGGNTETLLDEALASAQAQGARTEKVLLSSTRIAPCMGCGACERTGECIQKDGMQKLYDTILSADVILFASPIYFYSVSGTAKCAIDRTQALWSRKYKLKDERYYQKKKGYFISVSASKGERVFEGAQLVMKYFFDAAGYELTGELLIKGIDSNGEIKKHPAYLQAARELGEEAAGRT
- the lysA gene encoding diaminopimelate decarboxylase, with protein sequence MTQKTLPFSNQEIEKIAQEYGTPFHIYDEKAIRNNVRRLQTAFQWNPGFKEYFAVKATPNPHILKLLAEEGAGADCSSLAELLLAEKVGLRGERIVFSSNDTPGVEYRKARELGAIINLDDITHIDFLAKEAGMPEMISFRFNPGPLRKGGNDIIGNPEDAKYGLTRDQMFEAYKKVKDLGVKRFGLHTMVISNELNPDFFVETARMMFDLALDVKKMLNINIEIINLGGGIGIPYRPEQKAVDLEYVGYRIKEVYEEIIIPAGIAPVRVVMECGRMITGPYGYLVTRALHKKETYKNYIGLDACMADLMRPALYGAYHHITVVGKEEQPLDYKYDVTGSLCENNDKFAIDRMLPKIDIGDLIVIHDAGAHGHAMGFNYNGKLRSKELLLKPDGRVDIIRRAETIDDYFATLDFSKI
- a CDS encoding YihY/virulence factor BrkB family protein, translating into MKWHFFFREYWKIVNRNELMALGGQVTYYMILSFFPTIIFLLTLISSLDMTNDHFFNSLKFLLPEGTYVMVKGIVDEIFGTRSTPALLSFGMLAALWASLNGINALIRGIVKAYGMEESRSFFHLKYTALVFLIVIVLAMIFSFIILVIGDALADAFMNLLGTTGVLMYLWQELRLIIQFLFLTATFVFLNRIATKRMYGLKRYFPGSLFASAGWVLLSLAFSYYVNHFNNYTLAYGSLAGIMLLLLWLYWICEILLLGCAMNAALIAAINGDAVRKKATPDTGNSGDTGNSRDRGGDKGTGDNGDGGTMGT
- a CDS encoding DUF4363 family protein; protein product: MRSVITIILGFIIIISSTVLITHRIDTTARVIEDQLKQTETLMEDNQWEESLVSLEQSYSSWTQLHDWWKIFLNHSILNNIEISYKKLEEYIQYHEKGDAMAELNTLMFLLHQVPESETLRFTNIL
- a CDS encoding DUF421 domain-containing protein — its product is MLIGIVRTIILYLIIVLVLRVMGKRQIGQLQPFELVIILMISELAVIPSQDSGIPLIAGLFPVIMLLLLGLAISELALKSEKARGIICGTPTILINKGQIMEDQLRKLRYNLSDLLEQLRAKNMFNIADVDYAILETNGQLSVIPKSDKRPATPHDLKLQIAGDGMPLALIMDGEIQKKNLEKSGVDIIWLEKEIKKANISNIKQVFFASIDSQQKLYIQKKNAK